The Oryza glaberrima chromosome 5, OglaRS2, whole genome shotgun sequence DNA segment TTCTTAATTTCCAGTGAATAATCGGTGAAAAGAAGACCAGCTCTGGCGCCTACCAATGCACAGCTTGAGCAGAGCAGCGATGAGGACCAGATACATTCGACAGGCGGAGAACAATGCACAACGGCTATGGCAGATGCGGCTGAGAGGATGAGACCTCATTCCCGATCTAGCTGCAAGCTGCATGTGGCTGATGCAATCTCCTCCACATCCGTTTGCTGCGTCTCCGGCCCTCCGCAGCCCGCCCATGCAACTTTGGCGCATGGTACTCTGGCAGCCAGAACAATTAATTTGCGTCGCTCAGTGGTGATGACTGACGAGGTACACATCCGCTTGATTTTGTTTATATATGTTACTGAATCTTAGctcgaatgattttttttcttttactgagCGCAGTAAGATTGAGATAGATCAGATCAATTTCTTTTTGCTCTTCCAAAGGCCTTAATAAGACATTCAAGAAGCTAGATCATGATgtcaaatattccggacttctTTGGCTCAGAGTAAATTTCTGCCAACTTATGCTATAACATGGAATAAAAATATACAATAACACAAATGTCTATTGCAAAGAAAGATTCTCACTCTGAAATTCTTTTGAATCTATTGTATATTTGCAGGGGTCAGATTGTCAAGGTACTTATCAACAATTCAATAACGATATAACAACTTGTTAAATCTCTTATTTCCTGCTTCATGTCTCTGATATTCAGATGTTTATTCAGTCAATTGTTTGGAAGGAATTGTGAAGTCACCTTGGGGCTTTGCAATGTTAAAGGGTAGATGTCCAAAGGTGTCTTAGGTATATAGCTCAGTTAAGTTGTGGCACAAATTATCTACTCTAATTGGATAAAACTGCAATAATTATgtaaatatttatattcattGATGAACTCAATAGTGGCTTGGTGGCATATGATCTTAAAAGGGCCCCTTATTCAGACATAGATCACATTGATGCCAAAAATCATGGTAGATTCTCATAGATAATAGGGAGAAAATTAAAGGGAATTAATGGACATGTATAACAATGTTGCATGTTATTCTTCAATTATTCTACAATGTTGCCATGTAGTGCTCTACTCACACTATGTAGTACATATACTATTTACTCataataatttcattttgaAACTTGTATAGGAGAACTTTGCAAAGAAGCATATGACTACAATGTGCTGCTGCTCAGGTAATAAGTTTCAGCATCAAATTTCAATATGTGCAATGCTGGTTTTAGGTTCAGATATCTGACTAACCTTTACCAAATTTAGTTCCAATATGAATAGGTGACACAAACACTTCTTCATGGTTCCATAGCAGCGGCGGTGCGGAGGGTCAACAACCTATGATGCTATCGGAAGACCCCAGCTTGCTCCATCTAATGTGAGATAAAGCTAGATGATGAATGCATAAACTTCAGGAGTTGCCATGAACTTAACACAAGCCTGGCAAGCTCTCATGAACTTAACACAAGAAAGTCTGCTCCTGATGTAGGGACATTGGGTGCAGATCTTCCTAGGCTACTTCAGCATGAGCAAGCAGTCAATCAACAACGCCGGCAACAAGCGCAAGCTGGATATTGTGACTGTCTTAATCTAATTAAATCAAAATTAGTTATTTCTCTGCCATTTATTTGGTGTTAACATAAATAGTTCTGATGTATGTCCTTTTGTATGCTTGTAAAGAAGAGATGCCATGTTATCAGGAGATGCTAATCAGAACTCATCTCAGAAGGGGTGTGCGGCTGTGCTCTATCAATTgaaaattgcttttttttttcaaaacaaatgaATGACAGTTAAACAATAAGTCGTAAACTTGAAAGATCAGAAAAATACTACGTATGTTTCTTATTAATGAATATTTGAAATTGATGTTCGCAAAATACTAAGTAAGTTACATGTATGTTAAATGGAGTTCAACTTCgagaagagttttttttttcgatctgAAGGCCCGTAGTATATAATCAACTCAAAGAAATCTTAATGGATGATCCAACTTCAATTTGGAAATATATGGAATAACAACATGTTTATAATAATACATTCTTATTAGTTTCAAAACCCATTACTctctttcaaatttgacttgactatataaaaactttaattccttctctgtttcagtgatttatttttttaccaacATAGATTTCATGCGCTATTGTATTCCGATCGTATGCAACAATtagctctcttttttttgcattttttagCTTGAATGGGGATTAACATGAAGCttggtttatttattttatcaccACATTGAAATAAATCGTCTTATATACATATTTCAACAGCAAAATATTAGGTTGATGCCATATGTAATATGAaaaacgtgccttgcacgtgcatgattactagtttttttaaagTCACTCTTTCATGACTGAATAAACTAAGGAACATCATAAATCCTTCTTTCTTTCTAGTTTCCACCCTCGTTGTTTCTGCTGCACTTTTTGCTTCTATACTGAATTAGTTACGTCTAGGTTTTTCTTCTATGATACAAAGTGAGCGAGGCTCAACTAAAGAATGCCTCGTACACTACATACTACATCTTGTCAGGAAGGATGGACAACAAGATGGCTTTCAATTGAAACTAATACGCATATATGAAAGTCATTAATATACCAATGTTTAAAACTTTGAAATCATATCTTGATGTCGCTTGAAACAACATACTTGCATGAAGTGACACGTTTGGTCGACAAGGGCATGTCATATTCACAATGATCATGCATATGCGGCCTTTCATATGCACTTATTTTAGTAGTGGATGAAGAATCAATGTGGATTGCTACATCTTTACGTGCGTTGTATGGTCTATGATTTTGTTGTAGTGGATTTAGTATTTGCCATATGTGCTTCGTGTTTGTTCTTATTGGAATTAAAGGATGGACATCCTTTATACGCTCCATTTATATCTTAAAGACAAAGTAGCTTCGGATCGAATGTAAGCACACAGTAAAATTGTAGAGTACCAATGATGGTAATTAGTTACGACGatgtactaggatatatcaccCCGAGTTTCACATGTCAAATATGATGATATCTGAGTTTATTTTTAACTTCCGAACCACTGTATTGTTAAAACTCAGTACAACACACCGCCAAGGATAGTAATGCTACTAGGTGCACTATAGTACCTAGGGTAGATACCATATCTAGATGGCAAGTTCAAAGCCAAcagagcttgagcttgagcttgagccagATTCCGATCAAAGTAGAGATCATCAAACTGCTGGAGTTGTAGCTGCTGCGCTATGGCCTGAACAATGTTAATATCCTGATAGTGAGACTGTTGCGCCACCAGCCTGAGCTGTTGCCAGACTTGGTTGTTTTTCAGTTGAAACGCAGCTGATTGCAATAAGGGGCTTGCCGCTATGCCATACTGCTGCCTTACGAACTCATTATATGGGCTAAGCACCTGTTGCTGTAGCAGGAGAGGCGACTGCAGCTGATATTGCCTATAACTTTGACCTAAAACATCAAACTGCGCAGAGGCGCAGCATGCAGCAATAGCAAGAAGAGCAAAGATGAAAATGATCTTCATTGCGACGGGACACTAGATCTTTCTTTTTTGCTGTATAATGCTTGAACTGTGTGAACGATGGGGAGGGTTTTCATTGCGCTTGTCTATTTATAGATGTGATGGCACTGATTTTCTTTCAATTCCTCATTGGTTGCTTTGGAATGTTAGTTTTGCTTTGATGTCCTATTA contains these protein-coding regions:
- the LOC127774908 gene encoding prolamin PPROL 14E-like — protein: MKIIFIFALLAIAACCASAQFDVLGQSYRQYQLQSPLLLQQQVLSPYNEFVRQQYGIAASPLLQSAAFQLKNNQVWQQLRLVAQQSHYQDINIVQAIAQQLQLQQFDDLYFDRNLAQAQAQALLALNLPSRYGIYPRYYSAPSSITILGGVLY